In the genome of Bradyrhizobium sp. CIAT3101, one region contains:
- a CDS encoding cytochrome P450, producing the protein MSTAPRVDIDPTAFWADPYPTLAKLRKEAPIAYVPQLGSTLLASRDDISISEKQIDVFSSHQPAGLMNRLMGHNMMRKDGEAHQIERRAMFPTVSPKTVKAHWTALFQAHADRIINAIEPGRRIDFMRDFALPFSGECLKSITGLTNIGFADMDAWSQGMIEGIANYGGDPAVEARCHAATSGIDAAIDDILPVMRKHPDQSILGVLLAAGMPMESVRANVKLAISGGQNEPRKAIAGTVWALLTHPEQLALVRKGEVTWLEAFEEYARWISPIGMSPRRIAKPWSIRDVAFETDERVFLMFGSANRDEKHFERADQFDVRRDTSKSVAFGAGPHFCAGAWASRAMIADVALPTVFARAGHIELADDEEVRIGGWAFRGLQNLPVRWLQ; encoded by the coding sequence TTGAGCACCGCGCCGCGCGTCGACATCGACCCGACTGCGTTTTGGGCCGATCCGTATCCAACGCTTGCAAAACTGCGCAAGGAGGCGCCGATCGCCTACGTGCCGCAGCTCGGCTCGACGCTTTTGGCGAGCCGCGACGACATCTCGATCTCCGAGAAGCAGATCGACGTGTTCTCCTCGCACCAGCCTGCCGGCCTGATGAACCGGCTGATGGGCCACAATATGATGCGCAAGGACGGCGAGGCGCATCAAATCGAGCGGCGCGCGATGTTTCCGACGGTGTCGCCGAAGACGGTGAAGGCGCACTGGACCGCGCTGTTCCAGGCCCATGCTGACCGCATCATCAACGCGATCGAACCCGGCCGTCGGATCGATTTCATGCGCGACTTCGCGCTGCCGTTCTCGGGCGAATGCCTGAAGTCGATCACCGGCCTCACCAATATCGGCTTCGCCGACATGGACGCGTGGTCGCAAGGCATGATCGAGGGCATCGCCAATTACGGCGGCGATCCCGCAGTCGAAGCGCGCTGCCACGCGGCGACCTCAGGCATTGATGCCGCGATCGACGACATCCTGCCGGTGATGCGCAAGCATCCCGATCAGAGCATTCTCGGCGTGCTGCTCGCCGCCGGCATGCCGATGGAGAGCGTGCGCGCGAATGTCAAACTCGCGATCTCCGGCGGCCAGAACGAGCCGCGCAAGGCGATCGCCGGCACGGTGTGGGCGCTGTTGACCCATCCCGAGCAGCTCGCGCTGGTGCGCAAGGGCGAGGTGACCTGGCTCGAGGCGTTCGAGGAATATGCGCGCTGGATCTCGCCGATCGGCATGTCGCCGCGGCGGATTGCAAAACCGTGGTCGATCCGCGACGTCGCGTTCGAGACGGACGAGCGTGTGTTCCTGATGTTCGGTTCCGCCAATCGCGACGAGAAGCATTTCGAGCGTGCCGACCAGTTCGACGTGCGGCGTGACACCTCCAAGAGCGTGGCCTTCGGTGCCGGTCCGCATTTCTGCGCCGGCGCCTGGGCCTCGCGCGCCATGATCGCCGACGTCGCGCTGCCGACGGTGTTTGCGCGTGCCGGGCATATCGAGCTTGCCGATGACGAAGAGGTGCGGATCGGCGGCTGGGCGTTCCGGGGCTTGCAGAATTTGCCGGTGCGGTGGCTGCAATAG
- a CDS encoding GDSL-type esterase/lipase family protein: MQRKFIPIEDTKVAAKLGRIIVLGAFGVLTALGTAHAATVVALGASNTFGKGVSRSQSYPAQLETLLRAKGLNVRVINAGVNGDTTGGMLARLDRVVPKGTSVVILQPGGNDRRKLAADNTPAIQSRLSAMGIKVVMLPNGMLHGLPHQPDGQHLTPEGYHSLAQELVGEVAAALGK, encoded by the coding sequence ATGCAGCGGAAGTTCATCCCGATCGAGGACACAAAAGTGGCTGCAAAGCTTGGCCGGATCATTGTTCTAGGTGCCTTCGGGGTGCTCACCGCACTTGGCACCGCTCACGCGGCAACCGTCGTGGCCCTCGGAGCCAGCAACACCTTCGGCAAGGGTGTCTCGCGCAGTCAATCCTATCCAGCACAGCTTGAAACGCTTCTCCGTGCGAAGGGGCTCAACGTCCGTGTCATCAATGCCGGCGTCAATGGTGACACCACGGGAGGCATGCTGGCCCGATTGGATCGCGTGGTCCCGAAAGGAACGAGTGTTGTGATCCTTCAACCCGGCGGAAACGACCGGCGAAAGCTGGCCGCTGACAACACGCCTGCCATCCAAAGTCGCCTGAGCGCGATGGGAATCAAGGTTGTCATGCTCCCGAACGGGATGCTGCACGGACTTCCCCATCAGCCTGATGGACAGCATCTCACGCCGGAGGGCTATCACTCGCTGGCACAGGAGCTGGTTGGCGAAGTCGCCGCGGCACTGGGGAAGTAG
- a CDS encoding sulfonate ABC transporter substrate-binding protein, translated as MLRRDFLKLSAGTAAAAAFAPRAGAQGALKEIRIGYQKTGVLVITRQRATLEKHFAAVGIDVKWVEFSSGPPMMEAMNVGSVDYGAVGDSPPVFAQAAGAAIVYAAGQPITNGQGILVPKDSSIRSIADLKGKRVGFTKGSSAHNVVVQTLEKAGLTYADITPVYLTPPDAGPAFANGSIEAWAIWDPYFAIGETKQNGRILINAREVTKTNSFYIANREFAKTHGAILQQIVDVTTATGQWAEQHRDEVARSLAAITGVPLDIQAVAAARANFVIGPVTDDIVATQQGVADRFYKLGLIPKPIVIRDIVWRSTAT; from the coding sequence ATGCTGCGTCGAGATTTTCTGAAACTGTCCGCCGGAACCGCCGCCGCCGCTGCGTTCGCTCCGCGCGCCGGCGCGCAAGGCGCGCTGAAGGAAATTCGTATCGGCTACCAGAAGACCGGCGTGCTGGTCATCACGCGCCAGCGGGCGACTTTGGAAAAACATTTCGCTGCCGTGGGCATCGACGTGAAATGGGTCGAGTTCTCCTCCGGCCCGCCGATGATGGAGGCGATGAATGTCGGCAGCGTCGATTACGGTGCGGTCGGCGATTCCCCGCCGGTGTTCGCCCAGGCCGCGGGCGCGGCGATCGTCTATGCCGCCGGCCAGCCCATCACCAACGGGCAGGGCATCCTGGTGCCCAAGGATTCATCAATCCGTTCGATCGCGGACCTGAAGGGCAAGCGCGTCGGGTTCACCAAGGGCTCCAGCGCCCACAACGTCGTGGTGCAGACGCTGGAGAAGGCGGGGCTGACCTACGCCGATATCACCCCGGTCTATCTGACGCCGCCGGACGCCGGCCCCGCCTTTGCCAATGGCAGCATCGAGGCCTGGGCGATCTGGGATCCCTATTTCGCGATCGGCGAGACCAAGCAGAACGGGCGCATCCTGATCAATGCGCGCGAGGTCACCAAGACCAACTCGTTCTACATCGCCAACCGCGAGTTCGCGAAGACTCACGGCGCGATCCTGCAGCAGATCGTCGACGTCACCACCGCGACCGGTCAATGGGCCGAACAGCACCGCGACGAGGTCGCCAGGTCGCTGGCTGCGATCACCGGCGTTCCGCTGGATATCCAGGCCGTCGCGGCCGCTCGCGCGAATTTCGTGATCGGCCCCGTCACCGACGACATCGTCGCGACCCAGCAGGGCGTCGCCGACCGGTTCTATAAGCTCGGCCTGATCCCGAAGCCGATCGTCATCCGCGACATCGTCTGGCGCAGCACGGCGACCTGA
- a CDS encoding ABC transporter substrate-binding protein, producing the protein MQRRDFIRLVGAATAWPLAARAQPRSKHTIGAVRVPKRGESAHLEEAFRKGLAQTGYVENQNVVIEWRYAEGDYQRLTGIVTELVDRRVDVIVALGATTTALAAKAATQTIPIVFMLGSDPIKFGLVASFGRPGGNITGVSILQGPVVTKRLDLLHQLIPTATTFAVLIEPDNAFSETERSEAEAAARTLGLELHVANPKRQDEIDAQFPDLIARGVRGIMIGTDAIYLGLSRQIAASAARYAVPTVAQWREYPAAGGLMSYGSSVSEGYRLAATYVGRILNGEKPADMPVQQPTKFEFVINLATAKALRLTIADKMLAIADEVIE; encoded by the coding sequence ATGCAACGGCGCGATTTCATCCGCCTTGTTGGGGCTGCAACGGCCTGGCCGCTTGCAGCGCGTGCGCAGCCGCGGTCGAAGCACACAATTGGTGCCGTTCGTGTCCCGAAACGCGGCGAAAGCGCTCATCTCGAGGAGGCATTTCGCAAAGGCCTGGCTCAAACCGGCTACGTTGAGAATCAGAACGTCGTCATCGAATGGCGATATGCAGAGGGTGATTACCAGCGGTTGACGGGCATCGTGACCGAGCTGGTCGATCGTCGCGTTGACGTCATCGTGGCGCTTGGCGCAACAACAACGGCGCTCGCTGCAAAGGCTGCCACGCAGACGATACCAATCGTGTTCATGCTAGGGAGCGACCCCATCAAGTTCGGGCTCGTTGCGAGTTTCGGTCGCCCAGGCGGAAACATCACGGGAGTTTCCATCCTTCAAGGGCCGGTTGTTACAAAGAGGCTCGATCTTCTGCATCAGCTGATACCCACGGCGACCACCTTCGCGGTCCTGATCGAGCCGGATAATGCATTCAGCGAGACGGAGCGTTCTGAAGCAGAAGCCGCGGCGCGGACCCTGGGACTGGAGCTGCATGTTGCCAATCCGAAACGTCAGGACGAAATCGATGCTCAATTTCCGGATCTGATTGCCCGAGGCGTCCGTGGGATCATGATCGGAACGGACGCAATCTATTTGGGTCTCTCCCGCCAGATTGCCGCATCGGCAGCGCGGTACGCTGTTCCAACGGTCGCTCAATGGCGCGAGTATCCAGCCGCGGGGGGCTTGATGAGCTACGGGAGCAGCGTCTCCGAGGGGTATCGCCTGGCGGCAACATACGTCGGTCGCATCCTCAACGGCGAAAAGCCGGCCGACATGCCGGTGCAGCAACCGACCAAGTTCGAATTTGTCATCAATCTCGCGACTGCGAAGGCGCTCCGGCTCACCATTGCGGACAAGATGCTCGCCATCGCCGATGAGGTGATTGAATAA